The DNA sequence TCCATTACTACACAGATGTTGCTGCCACAATGCCAGGTTTCTATGCAGACGATATCCTTATAACAGCCGATGGAAAGGAAGTCCTGAAGGATGATGCAGAAGGAGAATCTGCATTTTCGCTGGAAGGATTCACTAAAGACCAAGGGAAATTTTATTCAGACCATTACTATCTTCTCGAATGGAGATCTCATAATGGAGTGGATGCAGGACTTGCCCATGTGCGCCGCGGCGACAGCCTGATCAGCTATGATAAAGGCCTTGTCGTATGGTATGTCGATGATTCATTCACAGATAACTGGACTGGCATTCATCCAGGCGAGGGGTATCTCGGCGTTGTGGATGCAGATCAGCATGCATTGAAGTGGAACGACGGTTCAGTTGCCAACAACCGCATGCAGATGCATGATGCAGCCTTCAGCCTGAACAAATCAAGTAAAATGCTGATAGAGTATTTAAACCAGGGGCTAAGCCTGAAGGACAACCAGACAAAACAAACGCCGTTATTCGACGACAGCGCTGACTACAGCAATCCAGGGCTCGTAGATGTGGGGCGGAAGGTGCCTCAGAAAGGGCTGAAATTCCGTGTTACAGGAGAAAGTGCTGACGGAACAGTCGGAAAGGTCCTGATCTTTAAATAATCATTTTTGAATCCAGCCTGAAGCCAGGCTGGATTTTTTTTTGTTATTAAGGAACTTATGAAATTTGTACAGCTAACACGCGGAATAGTGAATTCAGTAGTATACTGCAGGTGCGCATGGCCTGCAGTTTTTTGCAGAGGGAGGCATAGCGGGTTCCCTCCAGAGTATTTCTGGTAATACACTGGAATATAAAATAAGGCGGTTAGCGGCCGGCATTAGAGGGAAAAGGACAATAAATCATAATCCCCATTTAAGCGGGCTGGCAGGAGTTGATGAATCACAAATGAAAAAAATGATAGCGTATTTAAAAAAACTTGGAAAGGAAATAAAAGATGACAGGGCAACAGGACTCGCAGCTGAACAGGCATATTATTATATGCTCTCCATATTCCCGATCCTCATTCTGCTGCTGTCCATCGTTCCTTATCTGAATATTGATCCGCAAAAGGCCATTTCCTTTCTGCAGACCGTCATGCCTTCCGAAACCGCAGCTGTGTTTGAAGAAAATGTCGTGAACATAGTGACACAGCCAAGCGGCGGCCTGCTGACTTTCGGTATTATTGGTACATTATGGTCGGCATCCAACGGGATGCAGGCTTTCATACGGGCGATGAATCAGGCATTTGACGTCGAGGAGACCCGTTCCTTCATCAAGGCAAGACTCATTTCGATCGGCCTTACACTCGGCCTTATTTTTTCACTGATCGTTGCCTTGGTTCTCCCGGTATTCGGAAATGTAATTTTGGATCTTGTCCAATCTTTCATCAATATCCCGGATGAAATGCAAATCCTGTTTTCGGTTCTGAGATGGGTTGTCGCCATAATCGTCATAGCGGCTGTACTTTCTGTCCTCTACAAGCTGGCGCCGAATAAGCATTATCCTTTCAAGCATGTTATACCGGGGGCGGTTGCAGCAACCGTCATCTGGCAGCTGATCTCCCTTGGACTTTCCATCTATATTGGCAATTTTGCCAATTACTCAGGTACTTATGGAAGCC is a window from the Bacillus infantis NRRL B-14911 genome containing:
- a CDS encoding YihY/virulence factor BrkB family protein — translated: MKKMIAYLKKLGKEIKDDRATGLAAEQAYYYMLSIFPILILLLSIVPYLNIDPQKAISFLQTVMPSETAAVFEENVVNIVTQPSGGLLTFGIIGTLWSASNGMQAFIRAMNQAFDVEETRSFIKARLISIGLTLGLIFSLIVALVLPVFGNVILDLVQSFINIPDEMQILFSVLRWVVAIIVIAAVLSVLYKLAPNKHYPFKHVIPGAVAATVIWQLISLGLSIYIGNFANYSGTYGSLGGVIVLMLWFYLTGLTLVVGGEINAIYHRERVSPTVRAKKKAAASFN